Within the Kribbella aluminosa genome, the region CTGCTGCGACGCCGCGGGCGCCTTCGGGACCTTGCCCCTCGCCTGGGCGACGATCGCCAGCCCGAGGTCGATCCGGTGGATCATCGCGACGCCGAGACCGTTCAGCAGGACGGCGCACGGCAGCAGCACCGGGTCCGCGTACGGCGCCCGGTACCGGAGTACGAGATGCGCGATCAGCGCGAGCAGCCCGATGCCGGCGGCGTAGTACCCGGTGCTGGCCGGGACCGAGTTCTGGACCGTGATGCCGACGTTCACGTAGGCCGCGACCGCGACCGCGACGGCGATCACGAGCAGCAGCAGCTCCACCCCGCGCCGGGTGCGCGGGATGATCTGGATGACGGACGTGGACGCGATACTCATCGGACCCCGTCGCAGTCGTCGGGGTCGACCTTCGTGCTCGGTGTCGACGTCGGCGTCGCAGTCGGTCTGGTGGTCGGCGGCACCGTGGCCGGCGGCTTCGAGACCGGCACCGTCGTGGACTGCTTGACGGTCGGCTTCACAGTCGGCTTCACAGTCGGCTTCGCGGTCGGTTTGGGGGTCGGCGTCGGCTTGGCCTTCGCGGCGCATTGGGCGGCGGTCTGCTCCAGCTGGGCGACGATCGACCGGGCCCCGGCCAGGTTGTCCGCCTGGATGTTGCCCTCCACCTGTTGGCGGCTGTACGTCGGCAGCTTGTCCACCTGCAGCGATTGCCGCTCGTACACCTGCGACAACGACAACCCGGGCAGGTCCGCCTCGACGCCCTTGAAGATCGCCACGTAGTCGCCGTCGGAGCCGACGTAGTACTGCTTCTGGGTCCAGCTGTACCCGAACCAGCCGCCGCCGACGAGCACCGCCAGTACGACGACCAGGATGGCGATCCGCCGCGGCCAGAGGAACCGCTTCGGCGGACGCGGTGCGTACCGCAGCTCTTCCGGGTCGACCGCGGCACCGTGGCCACCGCCGCCTCCGCTGCCGTCACCCAGGACGCCGGCTGCGACCGTCTGCTCGGCGCGACCGGTGCTGCCCTGGGCGAGCTCGGCGGCGGCGCCGACCAGCTGCGGCTGGACTCCGCTCGCGGGCTCGGTCTCGACGACGTCCGCCACCACACAGGTGACGTTGTCGTTCGAGCCGGCCCTCGAGCGCGTGCGTGATCAGCTCCACCACGACCGAGTCCGGCGTACCGGACGACATCGAGGCGGCGATCACCTCGTCGCTGACGTAGTCGGGCAGGCCGTCGCTGCACAGCATCAGCCGGTCGCCGGCCTCGACGTCGAGCATCTTCAGGTCGGGATCGGAGTCCGGGCGGCCGTCCAGCACCCGGAGGATCAGGTTCCGGTGCGGGTGCGTGAAGGCCTCCTCCTGGGAGATCCGGCCCTCGTCGACCAGCGACTGGACGAACGTGTGGTCGTGGCTCAGCTGGTACAGCTGCCCGTCGCGCAGCCGGTACGCCCGGGAGTCGCCGAGATGCGCCAGCCCGAGCTGCTTGCCGTCGAACATCAGCGCGGTGACCGTCGAGCCCATGCCCTCGCGCTCGGGGTCCTCCTCGACCAGCTCGGAGAGCCGCTCGTTCGCGCGGTGCACGGCGCCGGCCAGCGCCTCGATCATGTCCTCGCCGCCGATCTCCGCGGTGTCCAGGCGGCGGATCACCTGGACCGCGGCGGCACTGGCCACCTCACCGGCGGCCGCGCCGCCCATTCCGTCGGCGAGCAGCAGCAGGTGCGGACCGGCGTACGCCGAGTCCTCGTTGTTGCGGCGCACCCGTCCGACGTCGGAAAGGGTTGCGTAGTCGAGCGACAGGGTCATCGAGGCAGGCCTACTTCGCGATGTTCAGCGTCGTCCGGCCGATCCGGATCGAACCGCCGATCTCGGCCGGGACCGGGCGGGTGACCCGCTGGCCGTCCAGGTACGTGCCGTTGGTGGAGCCGAGGTCCTCGACCCACCACTGGCCCTCGGACAGGAACAGCCGGGCGTGCCGGGTGGAGGAGTAGTCGTCGTCCAACCGGATCTGGCAGTCCGAACCACGACCGATGATCACCGGCTCGTCGACCAGCGACGCGCCGACCCCGGCCTGCGGACCGTCCGCGATGCTCAGCGACCCGGGCAGGCCCTTGCGCTTCTTGGCCGGCTTCGCGGGCTTCGGCGTCCGGGTGGTCTGCGGTGCGACGGCGGCCGCCGCCGGCCTGTCCACCTTGGCACCGAACAGGTCCGACCTGATCACGGACAGCACTGCGAGGACGAACATCCACAACAGGGCCAGGAACCCCAGTTTGATCAGGGTCAGGGTCAGTTCCGACATGGAAGGTCAGTCACCACCCGCTGCTCGGCGGCTGGGCCATCGGCTCGTCCGCGAGACGCAGGGTCATGGTCGTGTTGCCGATCCGGACGGTGGAGCCGTCGACCAGCTCGGCCTCGGCGGCCCGGCGGCCGTTCACCAGCGTGCCGTTGGTGGAGCCGAGGTCGACCAGCACCACCCGGATACCGCCGGGGCCTTCGGGCATCAGCCGGATCTCGGCGTGCCGCCGGGAGACGCCCGGGTCGTTGATCTGGATGTCCGCGTCGGTACCGCGGCCGAGCACCACACCGGGCGGGTTGACCGGGCGGCGACGGCCGTTCACCTCGAGCATCACCTGCGGGTGTCCGCGGCGCGGCTGCTGCTGCGGGGGCTGCGGAGGCTGCTGCGGCTGGTACTGCGGGGCAACCGGCGGCGGGTTCGGCGGCACGTAGGGCTCCTGCTGGTAGGGCTGGGGCTCGGGCTGCTGGTACTGGTCCGGCCGCCGCTGGGGCGTCCCGGCCGTCTCGCTGACCACCCGGAACTTACCGGTCGGCAGATCATCCTGCTGGACCAGCTCGATGTCGATGGGTCCGGAGAACGTGTACCGCTGGATGTCCGCGTGGTCCCGCAGCTCGTTGGCGAGCTCGTGGTTCAGGGTCCGGCCGTAGGCGTTCAGCCGCTCGAAGTCGTCCGGGCCGAGCTCGATGGTGAAGTGGTTCGGCACCAGCCGGCGGTCCCGGGACAGGATCCGCGCGGTGTTGTCGATCTCACGCTTGAGAGCCGCCGCGAGCTCGATCGGCTCCACGTCGCCCTTGAAAGCGCGCGCGAAGACACCGCTGACAATGCCTTCCAGGCGTCGCTCGAAGCGCTGTAGCGGTCGCACGCCTCCTCCTCCACCGTCGGTACGCCATCTGTCGTCCACCGGTCGTGGCGGACACACCGGGTACGACGATCGATCGTATCGGGAGGTTCGACCGAACCCGCAATGTGAAGCACCGGTACAACCCGTGCTACTGTTCCTTCTCGTCGCCAGGAGATCATCTCAGGCGGCTGCGCGCGGGTGGCGGAATAGGCAGACGCGCACGGTTCAGGTCCGTGTGCCCGAAAGGGCGTGGGGGTTCAACTCCCCCCTCGCGCACAACGAAGTCCCGGTCGATCTCGACCGGGACTTTTGCGTTGCCGGGGGATTTCATCCTTTCGGAGGAGCAGGTCGTCGTACCGGCGTACAACTCGTAAATTTCTGCAGAGTGTCCGGGCCTGGCCTGATGGCTGATGTCGTGGGTCCGCCGTTGGATTGACGCGGACCACGCGGTCCCGGTGGGAGAGTTCTGCGCATGGAACAAGCGCTGGAGCTCGTCGGCCTGACCAAGGTGTTCGGGGAACAACGGGCCGTCGACGATCTCAGTCTGAGCGTGCCGGCCGGGTCGTTCTTCGGCATGCTCGGGCCGAACGGGGCCGGGAAGACGACGTCGCTGTCGATGGCCGTCGGGCTGCTCCGGCCCGACGGCGGTACGGCGCGGATCTTCGGCGTGGACGTGTGGCGCGAGCCGACGCAGGCGAAAGCGCTGGTCGGGGTGCTGCCGGACGGGCTCGCGATGCCCGAACGGCTGACCGGGCGGGAGGTGCTCACGTACCTCGGCTTGCTCCGCGGACTGCCCGAGGACGAGGTACGGCGGCGCGCGGCCGAGCTGCTGGAGGTGCTGGAGCTCGATCACGAGGACGACAAGCAGGTGATCGGCTACTCGACCGGGATGCGGAAGAAGCTCGGGCTCGCGGTCGCGCTCCTGCACGCGCCGCGGCTGCTGGTGCTGGACGAGCCGTTCGAGGCGGTCGACCCGGTGTCGGCGGCAACCATCAGGACGATCCTGCACCGGTTCATCGCCGGCGGCGGGTCGGTGGTGATCTCGAGCCACGTGATGGCCCTGGTGGAGCAGCTGTGTGACCGGGTCGCAGTGGTCGCGGACGGGAAGGTCGTTGCCGCGGGCACCGTTTCGGAGGTGCGGGCGGGCGGCAGCCTGGAGGACGCGTTCGTGTCGCTGGTCGGCGCGTCGACGCGTGGTGCCGAGGGGCTGACGTGGCTCTCGCACTGACGTACTCCACCTCGAACACGCTGGTCCGGATGCGGCTGGCCGCGTTCCGGCACGCGCTCCGCGACCAGTTCCGGCGGTCGTGGATCGTCACCGGCGGGCTGGTCGGGCTGGCGCTCGCGGGCGGCACGATCTGGGTCGCGGCTGCCGGCAAGGACGACGTACTGGTTGTCGTACTCGGCGTCTGGATGCTGGGCTGGGTGATTGGCCCGCTGTTCGCCGGCGGTGGTGACGAGACGCTCAAGCCGGAGTACTTCACGATGCTGCCGTTGTCGCCGCGGACGCTGTCCACCGGGCTGGTGGTGGCCGCGCTGGCCGGTGTGGCCCCGGTCATCAGCCTGATCGCACTGGTCAGCCTTGTCGTTGCGAGCGGCGGCGTCGTCGCGGGACTCGTTGCGGTGCCCGCGCTGTTGCTGCAGTTGTTCTGCTTCGTCCTGGCGTCGCGGCTCGCTGTCGCGGTGTACGGCGTACTCCTGCAGGTGCGGGCCGGTGCGGTGATCGCCGCGCTGGTCAACGCGTTCATCCTGGCGTTCACGGCGCAGGGGTGGGCGTTGATCGCTGCGTTCGTGTCGACCGACGTACAGGGCACGATCGCGCGTGCCGCCCGGATTGCGCCGTCCGGTTGGGGTTTCGACGCAGTACAGGCAGCAGGGCGTGGTGACTGGTTGCAGGTCGTCGGGCTGCTGCTGGCGCTCGTAGTACTTGCTGTAGTGATGCTGTTCGCGTGGTCGGCGCTGCTGGTACGCCGTACTACCGCAGCGCGGGCAGGGGGTAAGCCGCGGCGGCTGCTGACCGCCAAGACGCCACAGGGCGCTGCGGCGGCCAAGGAGATCCGCTCGTGGAGCCGGGACCTGCTCTACGGTCACAAGGCGGTGTTCTCGATCGCGTACGGGCTGTTCTTCTGCCTGATGCCGCTGGCGATCGGGATGAGGTCGATGCTCCCCTGGGCAGGTCCGGCGGCGGTCGTGATGGCGGGGTCGATGTGCGCCAACCTGTACGGCGCGGACGGTACGGCGTACTGGACGACGCTGATGACGCCTGGTTCCAGCCGGGCGGATGTCCGTGCGCGGCAGCGGGGGTTCCTGCTCGTGTTCGGGCCGGCGACGTTGCTGATCACCTTGCTGCTGACGTCGTGGTCAGGCGTGACCAGTGCTTGGCCGCTGGTGATGAGCGTGCTGCCAGCGCTGCTAGGTGGTGCGGCTGGCCTGGTGGTGGCCTGCTCGGTGTACGCCGCCGTACCGACGACCGATGCGCACAAGCGGTCCGGTAACCCGCTCAACTCGGGTGAGAACGAGGGCGAGACGATGGGCGTCGTCTACGTGATGTTTGTGCTGGTCGCGACGACCTGTGCGCCGGCCCTGATCGTGGCGCTCTACCTGGGGTGGTGGGGCGTGCCGCTGGGCGTCCTGTCCGGCGTGCTTGCCTGGTGGTACTTCGGTCGCGTCGCAGCCCGTCGGTTGGACAGGCGCGGCCCGGAGCTCCTCACGCTGCTCAGACACGGCCGGTCGCCCGCGGAGCAGGCCAAAAAGACCGCGGGCTTCGATGCGCTCCCGAAGTGGCGTCGTGCGTTGGCCGGCATCTGCCTGGGGTTCGGGGCGATCCCGTTGTTCCCGCAGGCCGTCGTACCGGCGATCATCAAACTGACCGGCAGTCACAGCACCAAGTCATGGTTCCTGGCCCTCTACCAGGACGGTCCGTGGCAGTGGGTCGTGATCGTGCTGATGGCCGCGGTGGGGTTGTCGATGTACGCGTACGGCGGGCTTACCTACTACTACGCGAAGAAGCGCGCTCCGGGTGTGCAGATCGCGGCAGCCGCAGGGTAGGCGAGCCGCGGTGTTTGCCGCTCCGGGCGGTGGCGGCGACGGTGCGGTGGTTGCGCAGCATCCAGATCGCGACGGCGGCCGCGGCGATCAGGCCGGCGATCCCGGCGTAGTCGGTCATGGTCATCATCGGTCTCTTCTCCAGGGCGGTTGGCGCAGTGCTGTTCGCAAACCCACCCCTCCAGCCCGATCTGGGGCGGCGAGTTCCGCTGGCGTCTTGACTGGAAAGTGACGGGAGCTCAGCTGGTCTGTGATGGCACGAATGGGTCGTGGCTCTTCAGTGCCATTGGGAAAGCGCTCGCTTCCTGATGAGTAAGGCTGTTAGGTGGGTGCATGCAGGACGGTTCGTTGCTCGACGCGCACGAGGAGCACACGTACCGGCTGCTGGTCGGCCTGTCCGCCGCGCGGGCCGCGGAGCTTGCCGAGGTCGCCGAGCTGCCGCCGCAGGAGACCGACGAGGTGCTGCAGCGGTTGCAGGCGAAGGGGCTCGTGTCGGTGCAGCCCGCCGATGAGCCGGTGTTCCGGCCGCTGCCGCCGGATGTCGCGTTCGGTACGACGCTGCTCCGCCGTCAGGAGTCGCTCGAGGCCGCCCGGAAGACGGTGGCCGCGCTCAGCGAGGAGTTCCGGGCCGGCGCCGGCCGCCGCGACGCGCACCACCTGGTCGAGGTCATCATCGGCGCCACCACCCTCCGCGAACGGCTGCGCGACCTGCAGAACTCGGCCCGCGAGGAGATCCTCTGGTTCTGCCGCGCGAACCCGCTGGCGATGCAGGGCGCCGACAACACCGAGGAGTACGGCGCACTCTCCCGCGGCGTGCGCTACCGGGCGATCTACGAGCGGGCGCTGATCGAGACCCCGGGCGAACTGGACTCGATCGCGGAGGGCGTCAGCTGGGGCGAAGAGGCCCGGGTCGTACCGACGCTCCCCGTGCGAATCGCGATCGTCGACCGGCGGACGGCGATCTGCCCGCTGGTGCGCGACGACGAGAGCATCGGTGAGCCGTCGGCCGCGATCATCAGCCGCGGACAGTTGCTGGACGCGTTGCTGGCGCTCTTCGAGAGTTACTGGGAGCTCGCGACGCCGGTCCGGCTGCAGCCGGAGGACGCCGAGCAGACGGAGGGGCTGGACGACTCGGAGCGGCTGCTGCTCTCGTTGCTGGTCGGTGGCGTGCCGGACAAGTCGATCGCCAACCAGCTGGGCATCAGTCGCCGTACCGTCCAGCGCCGTCTCGATCGCCTGATGTCCATCGCCGGCGTCGACACCCGCACCGGCCTCGCCTTCCAAGCGGCGAAACGCGCCTGGATCTAACCCGCTGCGTCCGAAGAACTGAGGGTGCGCACCCGCAGTTCTTCGGACGCAAGCGGGCTACTTGATGCCGTAGGCGCGGATCACGGTCTGGGTGATCTTCGCGCCGTTCGGGCCGGTCGCTTCGACCCTGAGGGAGACGGTGTCGTGGGCGTTGGGGACTACCGCCACGTAGTGGCCGGCGGCACCGACGGTGAGGAGTTTCTGCCAGGTCTTGCCTTCGTCGAAGGAGGACCAGACCTGGAGCGAGGTGGCGCGAGGAGACTCGAAGCCGATGACGTGGGTACGGGCGGCGACCCGGCCGGTCAGGTCTACCGGGACCTTGTAGTCGATCTGCTGCAGTGCGAGCGGGACCGCCTTGTCCTCCGGTTGCTTGGACGAGCGGAACTCCCATGAGGTCTGCGTACGCGTCCCCCAGTTCCACTCGCCGTCCTCGTCGATGCGTGCGGTCGACAGATCCAGCTTGTACGCCGCGTCGGCGCTCGTCGTGATCACGTCCGCCCACGCGTTCGGCATGTCGGCGACGACCTTCCCGTCGCGGGACAGCGTCGCCGACGCGGACGTCGTCTCGCCGCGCGTGTAGTGCCCGTCCGCGTCCACGAACGCCGGGATCCGGAGCGACAGCCGGTCACCGGTACGGGTCGACGGCACACCAGGCGCGGCAGCCGGCCGTACCACTGGTCCGAACCACGTCTCGTCCGACTTCGCCGACCGGTAGCTCTGCGGCACCGACGTCATCCCGCCGCCGAGCGGGTTCATGGTGTCCCACGTGTACAGATGGTGCACCCGGTGCTGCCAGAGCGAGTCACCCGAGGTCACCCACTCCTCTCGCACCTTGGGCGTCTCGACGAACCGCTGCGAGTCGTTCCAGGAGTACTCCTGCCACGGGCGCCAGCCGAACCGCTGCTCCTTGGCCCAGTTGAACCCGCCGTTGTCGGCGTACCGCGTGGTGATCCGGGCGCTGTTCGCGGGGGTCACCTTGTAATCGATCTTCGCCGGGATCGCGCCGGTCGACACCTGCTGTACGTCGTACAGGTACGGGCTGGAGGTGGTCAGCGTCAGGTCGATCGAGGCGCCGCCGCGCTTGGCCCGGTCGAGGAGCTTCTGGCCGTCCTTGACCGTCGTCACCATCGCCGGGATCGGCAGCCGGTCACCGGTCGGGCGCCACACCGTCCACGCGGTCCAGTCGGCCGGCCGGATCAGGACGACCGCCGCCGCACCGGCTGCCGCGGCCGCGTCGATCTCCGCCCGCTCGCTGTCCGACGGCAGCACGACCAGCGCGCCCTTCGCGTCCTGCAGCGAGGCCGCCAGCCGGAACCGCTTCTTCCCGTCGTACGCCGGTGACTGGCCGAGCAGGTTGATGTCCAGCGGCCCGGGTACGCCGGGCACGGACGCCTGCACCATCGGCGCGACCAGTTGCCAGCGGGAGGAGAACTCGAAGGTGCCGTCCTTGACCGGCTTGGTCGGTGTCACGTTGACCTTCTGGACCGTGCTGAAGTGCATGACACCGTGCGCGATCGACCGGCCGTTGCCGTAGACCCGGTGGACGTAATAGCTGAGCACCGCCTGCTGCTCGGACGGTTTCGGTGTCTCGATCGTGATCGGCACCGCCTTCCGGGCGTCGATGACGATGTCGGTGTCCTTGTTGATCACGACGTCCGGATCGGTGACCAGGCTGGCCTGCTCGTTCTGCGGGTCGTTGTGCTCGACCAGCGCGTGCATCAGGTAGGTGCCCTCTTCGACCTCGGCGGTGTACGTCTGACCGTCGCGGAGCCATGCCAGTACGTCGGACCGCGAGTTGTCGCCGTACAGCGAGAACACCGGGACACCGGTCGGCTTGCCGTCCATGTCGACGGCGCGGAACGTGACCTTGTGCTTCGGCCCGGACCGGAGCGTGCCGACCGCGGTGTGGGTGACGACGCCGTCAGGCCCGGTGGCGACGACCCAGCCGCTGTACTGCCCGCGGCCGACCTGCGCCGGGTCCAGCGCCAGCGGTACGTCGGCGGTGCCGTGCGCGGGCACCGTCACCGTGCCGGGGACCGTGAAGCCGGCGGTCGTCGGCTTGCCGCTGTCCAGGTTCGTGATCTGGGCGGCGAGGTTCAGCGTGACCGCGTTGTCGGCGTCGTTCCGGTACGTGATGGTCCGGGTCGTCGGGTCGGTCGTGGTCTGCAGACCGAAGTCCGCGACCCCGCTCGCGGTCACCTTCTGCGCGACGGCGCGAGTCAGGTCGACGCGACCGGCGCCCTGCTGGTAGACGGTCTGGTCCGGCTGCGTCTTCGCCGTACTGACCAGCGCGTTCTTCAGCTGGTCGGCCTTCCAGTCCGGGTGCTGCTGGGCGAGGAGCGCGGCGGCACCGGCGACGTGCGGCGTTGCCATCGACGTACCGGAGGCGGCCGTGTAGAGCTCGTCGACCGGGTCGCCCATCACGGTGCCGGCGGCCCGGGCGGCGATGATGCCGACGCCGGGCGCGGTGATCTCCGGCTTCAGGCCCGAGTCGCCGAGGCGAGGCCCGCGGCTGGAGAAGTCGGCAAGCTTGTCCTGCCGGTCGACGGCGCCGACGGTCAGCGCGGCGGCGGCAGCGCCCGGCGTACCGACCGACTCGTCCCGGCCCTCGTTGCCGGCCGCAACCACGAACAGCGTGCCGGTCTGTGCGGTGATGTCGTTGACCGCCTGGCTGAGCGGGTCGGTGCCGTCGGTGGCGTCGCCGCCGAGGCTCATGTTGACGACCTTCGCGCCCTGATTGGCGGCCCACTCCATCCCGGAGATGATCCAGGAGTCGTAGCCGTACCCGTCGTCGCCGAGCACCTTGCCGATCAGCAGGTCGGCCTTCGGCGCGACGCCCTTGCGGGTACCGCCGGCGCCCGCACCGGTGCCGGCGATCGTCGCGGCCACGTGCGTACCGTGGCCGAAGTGGTCCTCGGTACCGCTCGGGCTGCCGGAGAAGTCCTGGCTCTCCTTGACCTTGCCCTGCAGATCCGGGTGCGTCGCGTCGATGCCGGTGTCCAGTACGGCGACCTCGACCCCGGACCCCTCGTAGCCGGCCTTCCAGGCGTCCGGGGCACCGATCTGCGGGACGCTCTTGTCCAGTACAGGCTTGACCTTGCCGTCCAGCCAGATTTTGGTGACGCCGCTGGCCAGGCTCCGTTGACCGTCGGCGGGCTTCAGCGATTTCCACAGCGCCGGGAGCTGGTCCTTCGCGGCCTCGACGGCGCGGCCGCCGATCGACGGCAGCTGCCGGGTGGTCGTCGTACCGGTCAGGTTCTGCGCTGCCCGGAGTCCGGGCGTGTCCTTGACGATCAGCGGGAGGTCGGCGGATTCGCCGTACCCGTCCGCGATCAGCTCGTCGACGTCGAACAGGTTCGCGTCCAGGACGCCGGTGGAGATGTACGGGACGGCGTCGCTCGGCAGCACCCGCAGGCCGCCGTCGGCCTCGACGGTGTGGAACGAGACGCCTTCGCGGCCCGCGGCCGGGTGCACGGTGGCGGCCTTCCGGCCACCGCCGGCGTCGGTCACTTCGACGACGTCACCGGTGATCAGCGTGACCGTGGAGGTCTTGGCGGGTGTTCCGCTCGCGGACGGTGGCGGGGCGGCGGCGGCCGGGATCACCGTCGCCGCGCCGAGGGCAAGGACCGCCGCTGTGGTCAGCGCGGCGATCCGTCGGGGGGAGGACATGGGCAATTCTCCTTCGGGCGGCCGAACAGCCTTCGGACAGAGTTTGCAATCAGGTCACGGAAATCCGCCCTGTCCATCACTGCCGTCCCTGCGCCATGTCGCAGACACGCCAGATCCGGCAGCATCGGGCCATGACCGCACAGCAACTCGTACGCAGGTGGGCATGGGTCGGCACGTTGGTGGTCGGCGCCGGGTTGTACCTCGCTGTGCTGGTGGTGCTCACCGACACCGGGAATCCGAATCTGTTCCCGACGATGATCCTGCTCGGCGCGCTCGTGGTCCCGCTGACGTTCGTGACGTTCGCGGCCGGCCGGTCCGGGCGGTGGCTGATCGACGGGCCGACGCTCGGCGGCTGCCTGCTGTTCGGCGGCGTGGTCGGCGTGGTGGTGGCCGGCCTGCTCGAGTACGACGCCATGCGCCGGCTCGGGACGCTGCCGATGGTCGGGGTGGGCCTGATCGAGGAGGCGGCCAAGCTCGTCGTACCGGCGGTCCTGGTGGTGTTCTTCGGACATCGGTACCGGGTCTCGATCGGCGGCGGGATCGTGATCGGGATCGCGGTCGGCACCGGGTTCGCCGTACTGGAGACCATGGGATACGCGTTCGTCGCGCTGCTGCAGTCCGGCGGGAACGTCGGCGCCGCGGAGCAGACGCTGTTCATCCGCGGCCTGCTCTCCCCGGCCGGGCACGCCGCGTGGACCGGTCTGACCTGCTGGGGACTGTGGCGGTTCGCGATCGCGCCGACCGGCCGGCACTTCGCCGGTTTCCTCGGGATGTACGTGCTGGCGGTCGCCCTGCACACGATCTGGGACGGCATCGGCGGCCGGATCACGTACGCCGTGGTCGGCGCGATCTCGATCGGTCTGCTGCTGTACGGCCTCAAGCGCGCCCAGCGCACCGACCAGCGACCGGCCCTCGGGTATGGACAAGACGTGTCGAAATGAGTACGGTCCGTAACGGCGTCCGCCCGACGCCGCCTTGTCGGTGAGGTGCCGCCCGCCAGTGGTACCTCGCTGGTAGGTGGGCAGAGCAGGCTGCGGCGGTACGTCACGGCCTGATGGGGGCCCGCTTGCCCAGGTGGGGTGCTGAACGACACTCACTCCTTCAGCACCCCACCGGTTCAACTCTTCACCTGGTGTTTGTTAGGTCGCCCGGGAAGCTGGGCAGACTGACCTGCGTCCCCGGTCCCCAACCGCCCCTGGGAGTAGCCGTGCAACGACTCTTGCGTCCGGCGCTGCTCGTCACCGCCGTACTAGCGCTCCTCGGCTTCGGCATCACCCCGTCGAACGCCGCCACCACGATCACCGTCGCCACCGCGATCGGCCAACAGGACAACTCGACCGCATCGGTCACCGGGTACGTCGTCGGGCAGCCGACCGCGACCAGCACCGTTGTCCGCAGCAACTTCCCGAACGACTACGCACTGGCGCTCGCCGACTCGGCGTCCCAGACCAGTACGTCGTCGATGCTCTACGTGCAGATCCCGACCTCGTTCCGCGCGTCGTACGGCCTGCAGAGCAACCCGAGCCTGCTCGGTCAGCAGATCACCGTCACCGGTGCGCTGTCGGCGTACTTCTCGCATCCCGGAGTGAAGAACGCGACCGCCTTCACCGGCGGGGGTGGCTCCCCGGACCCCGGGCCGGATCCGGGTGACTACTACGCCGGTGCCGCGGGCAAGACCGGTGCCGCGCTGAAATCCGCGCTGCACACGATCATCTCGCAGCAGACCAAGCTCACCTACGACCAGGTCTGGGACGCGCTCAAGGTCACCGACCAGGACCCGAACAACAGCAGCAACGTCATCGAGGTCTACTCCGGCCGCTCGATCCCGAAGAGCAGCCAGGGCAGCGGCGTGGACGACTGGAACCGTGAGCACGTCTGGGCCAAGTCGCACGGCAACTTCGGCACCGCGACCGGCCCCGGCACCGATATCCACCACCTGCGGCCCGAGGACGTCTCGGTGAACTCGGCGCGCGGCAAC harbors:
- a CDS encoding PrsW family glutamic-type intramembrane protease, with the translated sequence MTAQQLVRRWAWVGTLVVGAGLYLAVLVVLTDTGNPNLFPTMILLGALVVPLTFVTFAAGRSGRWLIDGPTLGGCLLFGGVVGVVVAGLLEYDAMRRLGTLPMVGVGLIEEAAKLVVPAVLVVFFGHRYRVSIGGGIVIGIAVGTGFAVLETMGYAFVALLQSGGNVGAAEQTLFIRGLLSPAGHAAWTGLTCWGLWRFAIAPTGRHFAGFLGMYVLAVALHTIWDGIGGRITYAVVGAISIGLLLYGLKRAQRTDQRPALGYGQDVSK
- a CDS encoding endonuclease; the protein is MQRLLRPALLVTAVLALLGFGITPSNAATTITVATAIGQQDNSTASVTGYVVGQPTATSTVVRSNFPNDYALALADSASQTSTSSMLYVQIPTSFRASYGLQSNPSLLGQQITVTGALSAYFSHPGVKNATAFTGGGGSPDPGPDPGDYYAGAAGKTGAALKSALHTIISQQTKLTYDQVWDALKVTDQDPNNSSNVIEVYSGRSIPKSSQGSGVDDWNREHVWAKSHGNFGTATGPGTDIHHLRPEDVSVNSARGNLDFDNGGTAVAQCTGCTADADSFAPRPAVRGDVARMIFYMAVRYEGDDGFANLELDDKVGNGTAPYIGKLSVLKAWAAADPPDAFEKNRNEVIYSQFQHNRNPFIDHPEWISSIWP